Genomic segment of Pochonia chlamydosporia 170 chromosome 1, whole genome shotgun sequence:
CCAATAGCAGCTGGAGCCCCCGGCGCTTCGAGTGGCACAGCTATCAATTGATTCTATTTTCGTCTCGGCAAGTTTGCTGACATTAACAGAGAGAGGCCAAGTCAATCGTGAAGTCTGGATGCACAAACGCAACCCAAAGCCCAATCAAGATGGGCCGCTAAGCCATGCTTCTTGTGTCATTGGTGGTGAACCCCAGAGGCGCTGCCGACCTTTTAGAGCTCTGAATTAGACGCTGGCGCCTGCTGGGGTTGAAATTGAATGTTTCAAGTTTTCCATGTGCCCATTCCGTCGAAACGAAAGTCTACTTCTTCAGTCGGCGCAAAGTGAAACACCGACAGATCTTTATCGACGTCGatggcatcaacaaacaGTGAGGAAACAATGAAATTGTAACTTGCGACTGGCACAAAGAAGGCCCAATCGCCCagtttggcgttgatgcagCATTCTTTGCATCGAAGTGAGCATTCTGCAGCGTCAAGTACCGCCACGGCTCAGCCCCTCGACGTGAAAAGGGTCAATCGATTGACCAAACTTGTGAATCTGCGGCTGCGGGGCTGAACAGCTTACGAACCGTCTTGTCCATCCGCGAGTCCGAATAGCGTCGCACAACGGCGATAAAGTGGAATAAATGCGCAGCTTACCTCTTTGCTCTGCTTGATGAAAACACCGAGGACTGCAACTTTTATCAATTACATGATTGTCACTACGCTGGGCGTACAGGGGCACGCAGTATAATTACGGAAAACGCAGAGAACGTCAACCATGGGTCTGTTtaagaagaaggacgagcTGGACAACGCTGCCACCACCGCGTCAAGGAACGATACCGTGCGCAAGTTGAACGGCGCAGAGTTCACGTTCGTTCGAACAGACACGGCCACCCAGGAGGTCATACAGGCCCCCGAGGACGGACAAGACCAAAATCTACTGTCGCCGAAACCGTCGGTGCGGTCGCCCAGACGAAGCCTCGATGTCTTCCGGTCGAGTCGATCGCGCAGCACGTCCGTGTCCTCGCAGACCAGTCACTCTTCCAGACGACGGCTCTCCGAGCGGTTACACCTGAGCAAGCAGGCAGAGTCGTCGGAGTACGTTCCCGAGAACTTGCCCGCCATTATTACGGGTGCCGACCCCAAGGACGATTCGCAGTGGGAGAAGCGGGCGACCATTCTGGCGGGACACAATGAACTCGCGCGTAGTAGGCCGCAGTCACCTGTGCCGTCGGAGGCCATGTCCCAGATGAGTCTGGCGCCTGAGGGAAGCGGGCGGAAAAGGAGTCCCAGCGCTTCGAGggccattgatgatgatatcCAGGAGGCGATTCGGCTGCACGAGGAGGGGGATCTGGAGCAGTCGACAAAGATATTTGGACGGTTGGCTGATCTCCAGGGGGCGAATAATCCGCTCAGCCAGGTTATGTATGGGCTGGCGTTACGGTGAGCCTCTGATCTTGAGGAGGGCGTCAAGTTTTGGAGGTTGTTATTTACACAGGTTTGCTGATTCATATTTGCGGCTCTCGCTACAGGCACGGATGGGGATGTCAACCAGATCCAGGCAGGGCTGTCAAGTATCTTACCGCGGCGGCGTCAAATTCAGCAGCAGTAGAGCAACTCGCGCTGCAGGCGGGTGTAACGAAGGGCGGTGCCGCCAAGGGAGAGTTGGTGCTGGCTattttcgagcttgccaactgTTTCCGCAACGGATGGGGCGTTGATAGGGATGACTTTGCGGCGAAGCAGGTTAGTTTTTGTCTTCAAGCTGTGGTCATTACACTCCTCATCTTGGAAAGATAAGAGCTAACTCTTGCATAGTACTATGAGACGGCAGCGAACCTTGGCGATACTGGTACGTTCTACCTCAGAAACCGCCAACAAAGCCATGTATAAGGTGCTAACCCGAACCCTGCAGACGCCATGAACGAAGTAGCCCGGTGTTACTTGGAAGGAATCGGCTGCAAAAAAGACAAGGTAAgcatcatctcatctcacccTATCATCCCATCCCCCAAAAAGGGCAGTGCAATACTACTCCAATACCAATAATGCGTACGCCTCAATCTACGACAACATCTGTGGCTTTGCGCGGCACCGCACCACACAATCTGCACGTCTCACCAGGTCCCCTATTTCCCGACCTCGCTGCCCAACATGTCACGCAGACAAAGTTGGGCATGAACCCTTATTTTCATTCCTGCCCACTCATCTCGTCCAAAACACTACTCGCATCACTAGTTGCTACTGCCGCCTACAGTTTTCGCAAATCGGCATCTTCCCCGCAAAAGTCACCCATCACCAGTCATTCCCACATGCTGTGCACGAGGCTAATTCTACCTTTTTTTTAAACAGTACACTGCCGCCCGGTACTATCGGCTAGCTGAAAAGGGAGGCAATAAGACTCTCGGCAATTCTTGGTAAGCACTCTCTTTGCTGATAACTTTCCACTCCTCGTATTCAGGCGTGCATGGATGGTGCTGACCCGTCAACGTGGACAGGATATGGAAGGACAAGTACAATCCGCCAGAGGAAAAGAAGTAGACTCACGTACCGTACACACAGCTCATCTTACCGGTTCTTCAGTCAGGATACAGTGTACCATATTCCCTCTCTTGTAGCTAGTTAGCGTACATTATTAGCCGCAATACCCATCATACAATCATTCATCAAATTATTCTATAACAAGTACAAAGTACAGAGTATTCTAACCGAGATTCATCATATCCCACGTCATTTCAGCCACGAGTGCTCCATATCAATGTCGAACCAAGTTTCcggcaacaagaaaaagcaaacatgaACAGCCAAGGCTGAACCCCGAATTGCGGTGTGCAACAACAGTTCTTCTCCCGCAGCCCCCAGCTCAGCCATCTCATCTTCGTTCAGTCATTTGAACAAGGTCACCCACCACAGGCTCAGACACTGTCTAAGACAATGTCTCACTCCAAATAGCCCACTAGATCCGGGCCCGTAGACATCCACGCCCACGACCTCGTTTCACGCCCACACATCCCAtttgagcagcttcttcccaaCGCAGAATCTACAAATCAGACGTCATCTTTTTGGCCGTGTGCAACTTGGCCTCATGCGGACAGACAAAGAGGTGGCACTGCGCTTGACTTCTCCATACGGAGGACAACTTGCTCACTTACATTTCTGTCAAACTTGTACCCTTGACTTTCAAGGCAACTGTATGCGGCTGTGACCTTGTCATGGTGTGCAGCTTGCAGCAACTCGCTTGTCTCGATCGTCACGTTGCTGGCAGAGATGCCGCTCACTGGTTGATCCTGCAGGTTGCCTGGCCTGCTTCGTCCTCATGCATCGCGACGCAAGGCACATTTCCCAGGTAGGCACTACATCACAGGACACGACAAGTACAGAGTAGTAAAGGCCCCATAATGCAATGTGCATACAGAGACAAAAGTGTACAGTACTTAAGCATTGGTGAGCAGTTTGTTAGTTGTTTGtcatcattgatgtctgTCGTAAGAGTCTGCATCTCAAACAGCTTCCGCTATCATGTCGTTCATTATCcacaaagaaaaataaaGTCCGTCATCTGGGGAGACACTCGCTGTGCATCTCGCTTGCTCCAACGCCCATCCCTCCCAATCTTTCCCGTCTCTCAGAGCTGGTCAAGCCGGCTTGGCACGCCCGTTTCCTCAGGACATTTCATGTTCCCGTACCGTTCAATCTCTCCCTAATAACCCGCCTTCCATAGTCTCATGGCCCTTCCTTCCCAATA
This window contains:
- a CDS encoding tetratricopeptide-like helical (similar to Metarhizium robertsii ARSEF 23 XP_007820386.1); this translates as MGLFKKKDELDNAATTASRNDTVRKLNGAEFTFVRTDTATQEVIQAPEDGQDQNLLSPKPSVRSPRRSLDVFRSSRSRSTSVSSQTSHSSRRRLSERLHLSKQAESSEYVPENLPAIITGADPKDDSQWEKRATILAGHNELARSRPQSPVPSEAMSQMSLAPEGSGRKRSPSASRAIDDDIQEAIRLHEEGDLEQSTKIFGRLADLQGANNPLSQVMYGLALRHGWGCQPDPGRAVKYLTAAASNSAAVEQLALQAGVTKGGAAKGELVLAIFELANCFRNGWGVDRDDFAAKQYYETAANLGDTDAMNEVARCYLEGIGCKKDKYTAARYYRLAEKGGNKTLGNSWIWKDKYNPPEEKK